Proteins from a single region of Pseudomonas phenolilytica:
- the murD gene encoding UDP-N-acetylmuramoyl-L-alanine--D-glutamate ligase, protein MSVVRHLARRGLPFAVADTRANPPELATLKAQYPGVEVRCGELDVEFVCRASELLVSPGLAIATPALQAAAARGVKLSGDIDLFAREAKAPIVAITGSNAKSTVTTLVGEMAVAAGRKVAVGGNLGTPALDLLNDEVELYVLELSSFQLETTDQLNAEVATCLNVSEDHMDRYSGLPAYHQAKHRIFRGARQVVINRDDRLSRPLIGEDVPVWSFGLGKPDFKGFGLLEEGGEKYLAFQFETLMPVGELKIRGAHNQANALAALALGHAVGLPFDAMLQTLRSFAGLAHRCQWVGERGGVAFYDDSKATNVGAALAAIDGLGADIPGKLVLIAGGDGKGADFSALHAPVARYCRAVVLLGRDADVLAAALDGAAPLLRVRTLEEAVQQAATCATTGDAVLLSPACASLDMFKNFEERGRLFAAAVEALA, encoded by the coding sequence ATGTCCGTGGTTCGCCATCTGGCGCGCCGTGGTCTGCCGTTCGCGGTCGCCGACACGCGCGCGAATCCGCCGGAGCTGGCCACGCTCAAGGCACAGTACCCCGGCGTGGAAGTGCGCTGCGGCGAGCTGGACGTCGAATTCGTCTGTCGCGCCAGCGAACTGCTGGTCAGCCCCGGCCTGGCCATCGCCACCCCGGCGTTGCAGGCGGCTGCCGCGCGCGGCGTGAAGCTCTCCGGCGATATCGACCTGTTTGCCAGGGAAGCGAAAGCGCCGATCGTCGCCATCACCGGCTCCAATGCCAAGAGCACCGTGACCACGCTGGTCGGCGAGATGGCGGTCGCGGCCGGCCGCAAGGTCGCCGTGGGCGGCAACCTTGGCACGCCAGCGCTCGATCTGCTGAATGATGAGGTCGAGCTGTACGTGCTGGAGCTGTCCAGTTTCCAGCTCGAAACCACCGACCAGCTGAACGCCGAGGTCGCCACCTGCCTGAACGTCAGCGAAGACCATATGGATCGCTACAGCGGGCTGCCGGCCTACCACCAGGCCAAACACCGCATTTTTCGCGGTGCCCGGCAGGTGGTGATCAACCGTGACGATCGTCTGAGCCGCCCGCTGATCGGCGAGGATGTGCCGGTCTGGTCGTTCGGCCTCGGCAAGCCGGATTTCAAGGGCTTCGGCCTGCTCGAGGAGGGTGGCGAGAAGTATCTGGCGTTCCAGTTCGAGACGCTGATGCCGGTCGGCGAGCTGAAGATTCGCGGCGCGCACAACCAAGCCAATGCGCTGGCGGCGCTGGCGCTGGGGCATGCGGTTGGTCTGCCGTTCGACGCGATGCTGCAGACGCTGCGTTCGTTCGCCGGTCTGGCGCATCGCTGCCAGTGGGTCGGTGAGCGCGGCGGCGTGGCGTTCTACGATGACTCCAAGGCCACCAATGTTGGCGCTGCGCTGGCAGCTATCGACGGGCTGGGTGCGGATATCCCCGGCAAGCTGGTACTGATTGCCGGTGGCGACGGCAAGGGCGCGGATTTTTCCGCCCTGCATGCACCGGTGGCGCGCTACTGTCGCGCTGTCGTTCTGCTCGGACGCGATGCCGACGTGCTGGCCGCCGCGCTGGACGGCGCCGCGCCGCTGCTGCGCGTGCGCACGCTGGAAGAGGCCGTACAGCAGGCGGCGACCTGCGCCACGACCGGCGATGCGGTGCTGCTATCGCCGGCCTGCGCCAGCCTGGACATGTTCAAGAACTTCGAGGAGCGCGGCCGCCTGTTCGCCGCTGCGGTGGAGGCGCTCGCCTGA
- the ftsW gene encoding putative lipid II flippase FtsW, with amino-acid sequence MLAFLRGAPSPLFGPRGLDLDFPMLAGCLALLGLGLVMITSASSEVAAVNSGNALYHMTRHMVYVVLGLGAAGLMLLVPVSTWQRLDWMLLLAAFGLLILVLIPGIGREVNGSMRWIGFGAFNVQPSELAKVFVVIYLAGYLVRRQEEVRESFWGFAKPFLVLLPMAFLLLMEPDFGATVVMMGSAVAMLFLGGVGLIRFSLLVAAAVGAVFVLVQTQEYRLQRLITFTDPWADQYGAGYQLTQALIAFGRGEWFGVGLGNSVQKQFYLPEAHTDFVFSVLAEELGMVGALLTILLFAFVGVRALYIGLQAEKARQFFAAYVAWGMAFLWLGQFLINVGVNIGLLPTKGLTLPFLSYGGSSLVVTCASMALLLRIEWESRTVLGSEDVEFSEADFEEAPAAKEVVRGR; translated from the coding sequence ATGTTGGCCTTCCTGCGTGGTGCGCCTTCACCGCTGTTCGGTCCTCGCGGCCTGGATCTGGACTTCCCGATGCTGGCTGGCTGCTTGGCGCTGCTCGGCCTTGGGCTGGTGATGATCACCTCGGCCTCGTCTGAAGTGGCGGCGGTGAATTCGGGCAACGCGCTGTATCACATGACTCGCCACATGGTGTACGTGGTGCTCGGCCTGGGCGCCGCCGGCCTGATGCTGCTGGTGCCGGTTTCGACCTGGCAGCGGCTGGACTGGATGCTGCTGCTGGCGGCCTTCGGTCTGCTGATCCTGGTGCTGATCCCCGGTATCGGTCGCGAAGTGAACGGTTCGATGCGCTGGATCGGCTTCGGCGCATTCAACGTGCAGCCGTCCGAGCTGGCCAAGGTGTTCGTGGTGATCTATCTCGCCGGTTATCTGGTACGCCGCCAGGAAGAGGTGCGCGAGAGTTTCTGGGGCTTCGCCAAGCCGTTCTTGGTGCTGCTGCCGATGGCCTTCCTGCTGCTGATGGAGCCGGACTTCGGCGCCACCGTGGTGATGATGGGCTCGGCGGTGGCCATGCTGTTCCTCGGGGGCGTCGGCCTGATCCGCTTCAGTCTGCTGGTTGCCGCGGCGGTTGGTGCGGTGTTCGTGCTGGTGCAGACGCAGGAATATCGCCTGCAGCGCCTGATTACCTTCACCGATCCGTGGGCCGACCAGTACGGCGCCGGCTACCAGCTGACCCAGGCGCTGATCGCCTTCGGTCGCGGCGAATGGTTCGGCGTCGGGCTGGGCAACAGTGTGCAGAAGCAGTTCTACCTGCCCGAGGCGCACACCGACTTCGTGTTCTCCGTGCTGGCCGAGGAGCTGGGCATGGTCGGCGCGTTGCTGACCATCCTGCTCTTTGCCTTCGTCGGCGTGCGCGCGTTGTACATCGGCTTGCAGGCCGAGAAGGCGCGCCAGTTCTTTGCCGCCTACGTCGCCTGGGGCATGGCATTCCTCTGGCTGGGGCAATTCCTCATCAATGTCGGGGTGAACATTGGCCTGCTGCCGACCAAGGGACTCACGCTGCCGTTTCTCAGTTATGGCGGCAGCTCGCTGGTGGTGACCTGCGCGAGCATGGCGTTGCTACTGCGTATCGAGTGGGAAAGCCGCACGGTGCTCGGCAGCGAGGATGTCGAGTTCAGCGAAGCCGACTTCGAGGAGGCGCCAGCCGCCAAGGAGGTCGTCCGTGGCCGCTAA
- the murG gene encoding undecaprenyldiphospho-muramoylpentapeptide beta-N-acetylglucosaminyltransferase — MAANVLIMAGGTGGHVFPALACAREFQARGYAVHWLGTPRGIENELVPAAGLPLHLIQVSGLRGKGIASLIKAPLQLIRSLLQARRIVRELQPVCVLGMGGYVTGPGGLAAWLAGVPLIIHEQNAVAGTANRSLVPLSRRVCEAFPDTFKASDKRRTTGNPVREELFLETPRDALVNRRPRLLVLGGSLGAEPLNKLLPAALARVPGELRPEVFHQAGKQHADITTERYAEAGVAADVAPFIKDMARAYAWADLVICRAGALTVCELAAAGLPSFLVPLPHAIDDHQTRNAEYLAKEGAAVLLPQAKTDAAVLAAQLEEVLMHPEKLKVMGATARRLARPDATRRVVDICLEVANG; from the coding sequence GTGGCCGCTAACGTACTGATCATGGCCGGCGGGACCGGCGGCCACGTGTTTCCGGCGCTGGCCTGCGCCCGCGAATTCCAGGCTCGCGGCTACGCGGTGCACTGGCTGGGTACGCCGCGTGGTATCGAGAACGAGTTGGTACCGGCCGCCGGTCTGCCACTGCATCTGATCCAAGTCAGCGGATTGCGCGGCAAGGGCATCGCTTCACTGATCAAGGCACCGCTGCAGCTGATTCGCTCGCTGTTGCAGGCGCGTCGCATTGTGCGCGAGCTGCAACCGGTCTGCGTGCTGGGGATGGGCGGCTATGTCACCGGTCCGGGCGGTCTGGCGGCCTGGCTCGCTGGCGTGCCGCTGATCATTCACGAGCAGAACGCCGTCGCCGGCACTGCCAATCGCAGTCTGGTGCCGCTGTCGCGCCGTGTCTGCGAGGCGTTCCCGGATACGTTCAAGGCCAGCGACAAGCGTCGCACCACCGGCAATCCGGTACGCGAGGAGCTGTTTCTCGAAACGCCGCGCGACGCCCTGGTCAACCGCCGTCCGCGCCTGCTGGTGCTCGGCGGCAGCCTGGGCGCCGAGCCGCTCAACAAGCTGCTACCTGCTGCGCTGGCGCGTGTGCCGGGCGAGCTGCGTCCCGAGGTGTTCCACCAGGCCGGTAAGCAGCACGCTGACATCACAACCGAGCGTTACGCCGAAGCTGGCGTCGCCGCCGACGTGGCGCCGTTCATCAAGGATATGGCGCGCGCCTATGCCTGGGCCGATCTGGTGATCTGCCGCGCTGGCGCGCTGACCGTCTGCGAGCTGGCCGCCGCGGGTCTGCCGTCGTTTCTGGTGCCGCTGCCGCACGCGATCGATGACCACCAGACGCGCAATGCCGAATATCTGGCGAAGGAGGGCGCGGCCGTCCTTCTGCCGCAAGCCAAGACCGATGCTGCCGTCCTCGCCGCGCAGCTTGAAGAGGTACTGATGCACCCGGAAAAACTCAAGGTCATGGGCGCCACCGCTCGCCGGCTGGCGCGACCCGATGCGACGCGGCGCGTCGTCGATATCTGCCTGGAGGTGGCCAATGGCTAA
- the murC gene encoding UDP-N-acetylmuramate--L-alanine ligase codes for MAKSPAAVKAEVRRMRRIRRIHFVGIGGVGMCGIAEVLLNLGYEVSGSDLRESASTERLQSFGAHIFIGHQAGNVAGADVLVVSSAINASNPEVALALEQRIPVVPRAEMLAELMRYRHGIAVAGTHGKTTTTSLLASVFAAGGLDPTFVIGGRLTAAGTNAQLGGSRYLIAEADESDASFLHLQPMVAVVTNIDADHMSTYGGDFGKLKKTFIEFLHNLPFYGLAVLCVDDPVVREILPQIGRPTTTYGISEDADVRAINIRQEGMRTHFTVLRAGCEPLDVTVNMPGTHNVLNALATIAIATDEGIDDEAIVQGLSQFAGVGRRFQVYGQLPVEGGSVMLVDDYGHHPREVAAVIKAVRGGWPERRLVMVYQPHRFSRTRDLYDDFVQVLADANVLLLMEVYPAGEEPIPGADSRQLCHSIRQRGQLDPIYVERGADLASIIKPLLRAGDILLCQGAGDIGGVAPQLIKSPLFGDAKGTARKQP; via the coding sequence ATGGCTAAGTCCCCGGCTGCGGTAAAGGCTGAAGTCCGGCGCATGCGGCGCATTCGCCGCATCCATTTCGTCGGCATCGGCGGCGTGGGCATGTGCGGCATCGCCGAGGTGCTGCTGAACCTGGGCTACGAGGTTTCCGGTTCGGATCTGAGGGAATCGGCCAGCACCGAGCGCCTGCAGAGTTTCGGCGCGCATATCTTCATCGGCCATCAGGCCGGTAACGTCGCCGGTGCCGACGTGCTGGTGGTGTCCAGCGCCATCAATGCCAGCAATCCCGAGGTCGCACTGGCACTGGAACAGCGTATCCCGGTGGTGCCGCGCGCGGAAATGCTCGCCGAGCTGATGCGCTACCGCCACGGCATCGCGGTGGCCGGTACCCACGGCAAGACCACCACCACCAGCCTGCTGGCTTCGGTGTTCGCCGCCGGCGGCCTGGATCCGACCTTTGTCATCGGTGGCCGGCTGACCGCGGCGGGCACCAACGCCCAGCTCGGCGGCAGCCGCTACCTGATCGCCGAGGCGGACGAAAGCGACGCCAGCTTCCTGCATCTGCAGCCGATGGTGGCGGTGGTCACCAATATCGACGCCGATCACATGAGCACCTACGGCGGCGACTTCGGCAAGCTGAAGAAAACCTTCATCGAATTCCTGCACAACCTGCCGTTCTACGGGCTGGCCGTGCTCTGCGTGGACGACCCGGTGGTGCGAGAAATCCTGCCGCAGATCGGCCGGCCGACCACCACCTACGGCATTAGCGAAGACGCCGACGTGCGCGCCATCAATATTCGCCAGGAAGGCATGCGCACCCATTTCACCGTGCTGCGCGCCGGCTGCGAACCGCTGGACGTGACGGTGAACATGCCCGGTACCCATAACGTGCTCAACGCGCTGGCGACCATCGCCATTGCCACCGACGAAGGCATCGATGACGAGGCCATCGTTCAGGGGCTGTCGCAATTCGCGGGCGTGGGGCGGCGCTTTCAGGTCTACGGTCAGCTGCCGGTTGAGGGCGGCAGCGTGATGCTGGTGGACGACTACGGCCACCATCCGCGCGAAGTGGCTGCGGTGATCAAGGCCGTGCGTGGCGGCTGGCCGGAGCGCCGACTGGTGATGGTCTATCAGCCACATCGCTTCAGTCGCACCCGCGATCTCTACGACGATTTCGTGCAGGTACTGGCCGACGCTAATGTGCTGTTGCTGATGGAGGTCTACCCGGCCGGCGAGGAGCCGATTCCGGGGGCCGACAGTCGCCAGCTCTGCCACAGCATCCGTCAGCGCGGCCAGCTCGATCCGATCTATGTCGAGCGAGGCGCCGACCTGGCCTCGATCATCAAGCCGCTGCTGCGCGCTGGCGACATTCTGCTTTGCCAGGGGGCTGGCGATATCGGCGGCGTAGCCCCGCAACTGATCAAGAGTCCCCTGTTTGGCGATGCCAAAGGCACCGCGAGGAAACAACCATGA
- a CDS encoding D-alanine--D-alanine ligase: MSALHSTRDPQAFGRVAVLFGGKSAEREVSLKSGAAVLQALQAAGVDAFGIDVGDDLLQRLDRERIDRAFIVLHGRGGEDGSMQGLLECAGIPYTGSGILASALAMDKLRTKQVWQSLGLPTPRHAALASVEDCHAAAVELGFPLMVKPAHEGSSIGMAKVDDVEALIAAWREASRFDSQVLVEQWIQGPEFTIAVLRGEVLPPIGLGTPHSFYDYDAKYLASDTQYRIPCGLDPVREQQLKDLSARACEAVGVRGWARVDVMQDANGDFWLLEVNTVPGMTDHSLVPMAARAAGLDFQQLVLSILDDSVGAEN, translated from the coding sequence ATGAGCGCCCTGCATTCGACCCGTGACCCGCAGGCGTTCGGCCGGGTTGCCGTGCTGTTCGGCGGCAAGAGCGCCGAGCGCGAAGTATCGCTGAAGTCCGGCGCGGCCGTGCTGCAGGCACTGCAGGCAGCCGGTGTGGATGCCTTTGGCATCGATGTCGGCGACGATCTGCTGCAGCGTCTTGATCGCGAGCGTATCGACCGGGCGTTCATCGTTCTGCACGGACGTGGCGGCGAGGACGGCAGCATGCAGGGTCTGCTGGAGTGCGCCGGCATCCCCTACACGGGCAGCGGCATCCTGGCGTCGGCGCTGGCAATGGACAAGCTGCGGACCAAGCAGGTCTGGCAGAGCCTTGGCCTGCCGACTCCGCGTCACGCCGCGCTGGCCAGTGTCGAGGACTGCCACGCGGCGGCTGTCGAGCTGGGGTTCCCGCTGATGGTCAAGCCGGCCCACGAAGGGTCGAGCATCGGCATGGCCAAGGTGGACGACGTCGAGGCGCTGATAGCCGCTTGGCGCGAGGCCAGTCGCTTCGATTCGCAGGTGCTGGTCGAGCAGTGGATCCAGGGCCCGGAGTTCACCATTGCAGTGCTGCGCGGCGAAGTACTGCCGCCGATTGGCCTGGGCACGCCGCACAGCTTCTACGACTACGACGCCAAGTACCTGGCCTCCGACACCCAGTACCGTATTCCCTGCGGGCTCGATCCGGTGCGTGAACAGCAGCTCAAGGACTTGTCGGCTCGCGCCTGCGAAGCGGTGGGCGTACGCGGTTGGGCACGGGTCGACGTGATGCAGGACGCCAACGGCGACTTCTGGTTGCTGGAGGTGAATACCGTACCGGGGATGACCGACCACAGTCTGGTGCCGATGGCGGCACGGGCCGCGGGTCTGGACTTCCAGCAACTGGTGCTGAGCATTCTCGACGACAGCGTCGGGGCGGAGAACTGA
- a CDS encoding cell division protein FtsQ/DivIB, protein MITTLRHSQPGGGRALRKPAPRGASRLVAREPLSARLPRPNLTGLKRAVWPLLLVGLAFGLYELGERLLPYADRPIAKVSVQGELSYVAREAVQQRIAPFVEASFFKVDLNGMRHDLEQMPWIAHVEVRRVWPDQVQVNLEEQLPIARWGDEALLNNRGQAFAPNNLNHYEHLPQLHGPKRAQQRVMQQYQMLSQMLRPLGFSIASLELRERGSWFLTTSQGIELLLGRDHVVEKMRRFNAIYQKALQAQSEKIARIDLRYANGLAVAWREPIPTATDMTVAAKN, encoded by the coding sequence ATGATCACCACGCTGCGTCACTCGCAACCGGGAGGCGGCCGTGCGCTGCGCAAGCCGGCGCCGCGTGGGGCCAGCCGGCTGGTGGCCCGCGAGCCGCTGTCCGCACGGTTGCCGCGACCGAATCTGACGGGGCTCAAGCGCGCTGTCTGGCCATTGCTGCTCGTCGGTCTGGCCTTCGGCCTGTACGAGCTGGGTGAGCGCCTGCTGCCCTACGCTGACCGGCCGATCGCCAAGGTCAGCGTGCAGGGTGAGCTGAGCTACGTGGCGCGCGAGGCGGTGCAGCAGCGTATTGCGCCGTTCGTCGAGGCGAGCTTTTTCAAGGTTGATCTGAACGGCATGCGTCACGATCTCGAGCAGATGCCTTGGATCGCCCATGTGGAAGTGCGCCGTGTGTGGCCGGACCAGGTGCAGGTGAATCTCGAGGAACAGCTGCCGATTGCCCGCTGGGGCGACGAAGCGCTGCTGAACAACCGTGGGCAGGCCTTCGCACCGAATAACCTCAATCATTATGAACACTTGCCGCAATTGCATGGTCCGAAGCGGGCTCAGCAACGGGTCATGCAGCAGTACCAGATGCTCAGCCAGATGCTGCGGCCGCTGGGCTTTTCCATCGCGAGCCTGGAACTGCGCGAGCGTGGCAGCTGGTTCCTGACCACCAGCCAGGGCATCGAGCTGCTGCTGGGACGGGACCACGTGGTGGAAAAAATGCGTCGCTTCAATGCCATCTATCAAAAGGCGTTGCAGGCGCAAAGCGAGAAAATTGCAAGGATCGACCTGCGTTACGCCAACGGCCTCGCCGTCGCCTGGCGCGAACCGATCCCGACTGCGACGGACATGACCGTCGCGGCGAAGAATTGA
- the ftsA gene encoding cell division protein FtsA has product MSSVQSGKMIVGLDIGTSKVVALVGEVTADGDLEIVGIGTHPSRGLKKGVVVNIESTVQSIQRAIEEAQLMAGCRIHSAFVGLAGNHIRSLNSHGIVAIRDREVSTADLERVLDAAQAVAIPADQRVLHTLPQDYVIDNQEGVREPLGMSGVRLEAKVHVVTCAVNAAQNIEKCVRRCGLEVDDIILEQLASAHAVLTDDEKELGVCLVDIGGGTTDICIFTEGAIRHTAVIPIAGDQVTNDIAMALRTPTQYAEEIKIRYACALAKLAGAGETIKVPSVGDRPPRELSRQALAEVVEPRYDELFTLIQAELRRSGYEDLVPAGIVLTGGTSKMEGAVELAEEIFHMPVRLGVPHTVKGLNDVVRNPIYATGVGLLLYGVQKQVDGVGPRGTGSLNEEPKTSVLDRLKGWIQGNF; this is encoded by the coding sequence ATGTCTAGCGTGCAAAGCGGCAAGATGATCGTCGGTCTCGATATCGGCACCTCCAAGGTGGTCGCGCTGGTGGGCGAGGTCACGGCCGACGGCGATCTGGAAATCGTCGGTATCGGTACTCACCCGTCCCGTGGCCTGAAGAAGGGCGTGGTGGTGAACATCGAGTCGACCGTGCAGTCGATCCAGCGTGCCATCGAGGAAGCCCAGCTGATGGCTGGCTGCCGCATTCACTCGGCGTTCGTCGGCCTCGCCGGCAACCATATCCGCAGCCTTAATTCGCACGGCATCGTCGCGATTCGCGACCGTGAGGTCAGCACCGCCGACCTGGAACGGGTGCTTGATGCCGCCCAGGCCGTGGCAATCCCGGCCGACCAGCGCGTGCTGCACACGCTGCCGCAGGATTACGTGATCGACAATCAGGAGGGTGTGCGCGAGCCGCTGGGCATGTCCGGCGTACGCCTGGAGGCCAAGGTGCACGTGGTGACCTGTGCCGTGAACGCCGCGCAGAACATCGAGAAATGCGTGCGTCGCTGTGGCCTGGAAGTGGACGACATCATCCTCGAACAGCTGGCCTCCGCTCATGCGGTGCTGACCGACGACGAGAAGGAACTGGGCGTGTGCCTGGTCGACATCGGCGGCGGTACCACCGACATCTGCATCTTTACCGAAGGCGCGATTCGCCACACCGCGGTAATTCCGATCGCCGGCGATCAGGTCACCAACGACATCGCGATGGCCCTGCGCACCCCCACGCAGTACGCCGAGGAAATCAAGATCCGCTACGCCTGCGCGCTGGCCAAGCTGGCCGGTGCCGGCGAAACCATCAAGGTGCCCAGCGTCGGCGATCGCCCGCCGCGCGAGTTGTCGCGCCAGGCTCTGGCCGAAGTGGTCGAACCACGCTATGACGAGCTGTTCACGCTGATCCAGGCCGAGCTACGGCGCAGTGGCTACGAGGATCTGGTACCGGCCGGCATCGTGCTTACCGGGGGTACGTCGAAGATGGAAGGCGCGGTCGAACTGGCCGAGGAAATCTTCCACATGCCGGTACGCCTGGGCGTCCCGCATACGGTCAAGGGGCTCAATGATGTGGTGCGCAACCCGATCTATGCGACTGGCGTTGGCCTGTTGCTGTACGGCGTGCAGAAGCAGGTCGATGGCGTCGGTCCGCGTGGCACCGGCAGCCTGAACGAAGAACCCAAAACGTCTGTTCTGGATCGGCTCAAGGGCTGGATTCAGGGCAATTTCTAA
- the ftsZ gene encoding cell division protein FtsZ, producing MFELVDHTPQSAVIKVIGVGGGGGNAVNHMVRNNVEGVEFICANTDAQALKKIEARTVLQLGSAITKGLGAGTNPDIGRQAAMEDRERIAEVLEGADMVFITTGMGGGTGTGAAPIIASVAKEMGILTVAVVTRPFPFEGRRRMQVADEGIRALSECVDSLITIPNEKLLTILGKDASLLSAFAKADDVLTGAVRGISDIMQRPGLMNVDFADVKTVMGEMGMAMMGTGCATGPNRAREATEAAIRNPLLEDVNLQGARGILVNITAGLDLSLGEYAAVGEIIEAFASDEATVKVGAVIDPDMRDELHVTVVATGLGPRNEKPVKVIDNTLQASVAPSAPVAPRQEQVAVNYRDLERPTVMRNQAHAAATAAKLNPQEDLDYLDIPAFLRRQAD from the coding sequence ATGTTCGAACTCGTAGATCATACCCCGCAGAGTGCAGTCATCAAGGTCATCGGCGTCGGCGGTGGTGGCGGCAACGCCGTCAATCACATGGTGCGCAACAACGTCGAAGGCGTGGAATTCATCTGCGCCAACACCGATGCGCAGGCGCTGAAGAAGATCGAAGCGCGCACCGTGCTGCAGCTCGGTTCGGCCATCACCAAGGGCCTGGGCGCCGGCACCAATCCAGACATCGGTCGCCAGGCGGCGATGGAAGATCGTGAGCGCATCGCCGAGGTGCTCGAAGGTGCCGACATGGTGTTCATCACCACCGGCATGGGTGGCGGTACCGGTACCGGCGCTGCGCCGATCATCGCTTCGGTGGCCAAGGAAATGGGCATCCTCACCGTTGCTGTGGTCACCCGTCCGTTCCCGTTCGAGGGCCGTCGCCGCATGCAGGTGGCCGACGAGGGTATTCGCGCGCTGTCCGAATGCGTCGACTCGCTGATCACCATTCCCAACGAGAAGCTGCTGACCATCCTCGGCAAGGACGCCAGCCTGCTGTCCGCCTTTGCCAAGGCTGACGACGTGCTGACCGGTGCGGTGCGCGGCATCTCCGACATCATGCAGCGTCCGGGTCTGATGAACGTCGACTTCGCCGACGTCAAGACCGTCATGGGCGAGATGGGCATGGCGATGATGGGTACCGGCTGCGCTACCGGCCCGAATCGTGCGCGCGAGGCCACCGAGGCGGCGATCCGCAATCCGCTGCTGGAGGACGTGAATCTGCAGGGCGCCCGCGGCATCCTGGTGAACATCACCGCCGGCCTGGATCTGTCGCTGGGCGAATACGCCGCGGTTGGCGAGATCATCGAGGCCTTCGCTTCCGACGAGGCAACCGTCAAGGTAGGCGCAGTGATCGATCCGGATATGCGTGACGAGCTGCACGTCACCGTGGTGGCTACCGGCCTGGGGCCGCGCAATGAGAAGCCGGTCAAGGTCATCGACAATACCCTGCAGGCTTCGGTTGCTCCGTCCGCACCGGTTGCACCGCGTCAGGAGCAGGTGGCAGTCAACTACCGTGACCTGGAGCGTCCGACTGTCATGCGCAATCAGGCCCATGCCGCGGCCACTGCCGCCAAACTGAACCCGCAAGAGGATCTGGATTATCTGGACATCCCGGCGTTTCTGCGTCGTCAGGCCGATTGA
- the lpxC gene encoding UDP-3-O-acyl-N-acetylglucosamine deacetylase produces the protein MIRQRTLKNIIRATGVGLHSGEKVYLTLKPAPVDTGIVFCRTDLNPPVEIPARAENVGETTMSTTLVNGDVKVDTVEHLLSAMAGLGIDNAYVELSASEVPIMDGSAGPFVFLIQSAGLQEQDAPKKFIRIKREVTVEEGDKRATFLPFDGFKVSFEIDFDHPVFKGRTQTASVDFSSTSFVKEVSRARTFGFMRDIEFLRSHNLALGGSVDNAIVVDENRVLNEDGLRYEDEFVKHKILDAIGDLYLLGTSLIGEFRGFKSGHALNNRLLRTLMAQKDAWELVTFDDAQTAPISYMRPAAAG, from the coding sequence ATGATCAGACAACGCACCCTGAAGAACATCATTCGCGCCACTGGCGTCGGCTTGCATTCGGGAGAGAAGGTTTACCTGACCCTGAAACCGGCGCCGGTGGACACCGGAATCGTGTTCTGTCGCACCGATCTCAACCCGCCCGTGGAGATTCCCGCGCGGGCCGAGAACGTCGGCGAAACCACCATGTCCACGACGCTGGTCAACGGTGACGTCAAGGTCGACACAGTGGAGCATCTGCTTTCGGCAATGGCCGGGCTGGGAATCGACAACGCCTACGTCGAACTCTCCGCCTCGGAAGTGCCGATCATGGATGGCAGTGCCGGGCCGTTCGTATTCCTGATTCAGTCAGCCGGCCTGCAGGAGCAGGACGCGCCGAAGAAGTTCATTCGCATCAAGCGCGAAGTCACCGTCGAGGAGGGCGACAAGCGTGCGACCTTCCTGCCGTTCGACGGCTTCAAGGTGAGCTTCGAGATCGATTTCGACCATCCGGTGTTCAAGGGCCGTACCCAGACCGCCAGTGTGGATTTCTCCAGTACTTCCTTCGTCAAGGAAGTCAGCCGTGCGCGAACCTTTGGCTTCATGCGCGACATTGAATTCCTGCGCTCGCACAATCTGGCGCTCGGCGGCAGCGTGGATAACGCCATCGTGGTGGACGAGAACCGCGTGCTCAACGAAGACGGCCTGCGTTATGAGGACGAGTTCGTCAAGCACAAGATCCTGGATGCTATCGGCGATCTGTATCTGCTGGGCACCAGCCTGATCGGCGAGTTCCGTGGCTTCAAATCCGGGCATGCATTGAACAACCGCCTGTTACGCACCCTGATGGCCCAGAAGGATGCGTGGGAGCTGGTCACTTTCGATGACGCTCAGACCGCCCCGATCTCCTACATGCGTCCGGCGGCAGCCGGCTAA
- a CDS encoding Rho termination factor N-terminal domain-containing protein, producing MPRGDKSKYTDKQQRKAEHIEESYEERGVAPKEAEARAWATVNKQSGGGERKGGAGRKKSETAKRADRKDSAHRAAQTRAGTSPNRGSTRQRGGAASTSLAEMTRDELLQKARERGIRGRSKMRKAELLHALS from the coding sequence ATGCCCCGCGGTGACAAATCCAAATACACCGACAAGCAGCAGCGCAAGGCCGAACACATCGAGGAGAGCTACGAAGAACGCGGCGTAGCGCCGAAGGAGGCCGAAGCGCGCGCCTGGGCCACGGTCAACAAGCAATCCGGGGGCGGCGAGCGCAAGGGCGGCGCGGGCCGCAAGAAAAGCGAGACGGCCAAGCGCGCTGACCGCAAGGACTCGGCACACCGCGCCGCGCAGACGCGCGCCGGCACCTCGCCCAATCGCGGCTCGACACGTCAGCGCGGCGGCGCAGCCAGTACGTCTCTCGCCGAAATGACGCGCGACGAACTGCTGCAGAAGGCCCGCGAGCGCGGCATCCGCGGACGCTCGAAGATGCGCAAAGCCGAATTGCTGCACGCGTTGAGCTGA